The following are encoded together in the Arthrobacter sp. Y-9 genome:
- a CDS encoding ABC transporter permease, which produces MSTQTLSNTQTTPAKETSTGNWSFLGLLRSEWIKFWSLRSTIWLLACTTVAAVGIGTLSAWVRHTFFQQMIDMATEHGAKPTATELQANLPAGSGFELYNLPNAGLQIAVLVLGSLAVLFLSSEFATGMIRSTMSATPKRLPVFAAKAIILAVIGYVLATVTGVITFLISLAIFSDMPEFNLGWDTDGVLQGVFTGGLYVAAVAIIGLSLAALLKSSAGGVTVLVALLFVLDFAGSFMQLIPGDFWKYVPQYLPSQSGGRFLAIGHVDGMLDPGIAGLVLLGWVVLLAVPALIVLKKRDV; this is translated from the coding sequence ATGAGCACACAGACTTTGAGCAACACGCAGACCACCCCCGCCAAGGAGACCTCCACGGGAAATTGGAGCTTCCTCGGCCTGCTGCGCAGCGAATGGATCAAGTTCTGGAGCCTCCGCTCCACCATCTGGCTGCTGGCGTGCACCACGGTCGCCGCCGTCGGGATCGGCACGCTGTCGGCCTGGGTACGCCACACCTTCTTCCAGCAGATGATCGACATGGCGACCGAGCACGGGGCGAAGCCCACCGCGACGGAACTGCAGGCGAACCTGCCGGCGGGATCCGGTTTCGAACTCTACAACCTGCCCAACGCGGGTCTTCAGATCGCCGTCCTGGTCCTCGGCTCCCTCGCGGTGCTGTTCCTGTCCAGCGAATTCGCCACGGGAATGATCCGCTCCACCATGTCGGCCACTCCCAAGCGGCTGCCCGTCTTCGCCGCCAAGGCCATCATCCTGGCCGTGATCGGGTACGTGCTGGCCACGGTGACGGGCGTGATCACGTTCCTCATCTCCCTGGCGATCTTCTCGGACATGCCCGAATTCAATCTCGGCTGGGACACCGACGGCGTGCTGCAGGGCGTCTTCACGGGTGGCCTGTACGTGGCCGCCGTGGCCATCATCGGCCTCTCCCTCGCCGCGCTCCTGAAGAGTTCGGCCGGCGGTGTGACGGTTCTGGTGGCGCTCCTGTTCGTCCTGGACTTCGCCGGGAGCTTCATGCAGCTCATCCCGGGTGACTTCTGGAAGTACGTCCCGCAGTACCTCCCGAGCCAGTCCGGTGGACGGTTCCTCGCCATCGGGCACGTCGACGGCATGCTGGACCCCGGCATCGCGGGCCTCGTCCTGCTCGGCTGGGTCGTCCTGCTGGCCGTTCCCGCGCTCATCGTCCTGAAGAAACGGGACGTCTGA